In Streptomyces sp. NBC_00569, a single genomic region encodes these proteins:
- a CDS encoding MFS transporter produces the protein MTSPVTTPDRRRWFALAIVMTAAFMDLVDVTIVNIAIPSIQRDAGATVSQIQWITAGYALAFAAGLITGGRLGDIYGRKRLFLIGIAGFTLASALCGFAANPEMLVASRILQGGMAAMMVPQVLSIVHATFPAEERGKVFGLFGMIVGLGAVSGPLLGALLTEWNLFGLEWRPIFLINLPVGIAGLLLGRRFISESKAPRALKLDLVGVVLVTLGLLMLIYPLTRGRELGWPVWGHVVMGCSVLVFGALVAYEKYKTRRDGSPLIELSLFKVKSFAAGVAVQVVFGVALGVFFLVWTMYMQVGLGWTALHAGLTGVPFSIAVSAAAGISVQKLVPRFGRKVLQTGALAMIAGLLIYIWEAGRYGAGITSWQMALPLVVMGVGMGLIVAPLTDAVLSDVPREHAGSASGLINTTQQMGTALGLGLVAVVFFGTIGDHLAPAEVGQAFTDAFSNSLWYVVGVLAVIFLLMFALPGRPAQHVEGGAQDADPEAGTVEKAPELV, from the coding sequence ATGACTTCACCCGTGACCACCCCCGACAGGCGACGCTGGTTCGCCCTGGCCATCGTGATGACCGCCGCCTTCATGGACCTGGTCGACGTCACGATCGTCAATATCGCGATCCCGTCCATCCAGCGCGACGCGGGCGCCACCGTGAGCCAGATCCAGTGGATCACCGCCGGATACGCGCTGGCGTTCGCGGCGGGCCTGATCACCGGCGGGCGGCTCGGCGACATCTACGGCCGCAAGCGGCTCTTCCTGATAGGGATCGCCGGCTTCACGCTCGCCTCGGCGCTCTGCGGCTTCGCCGCGAACCCCGAGATGCTGGTCGCCTCGCGCATCCTCCAGGGCGGCATGGCCGCGATGATGGTGCCGCAGGTCCTGTCGATCGTGCACGCCACGTTCCCCGCGGAGGAGCGCGGCAAGGTCTTCGGCCTCTTCGGCATGATCGTCGGCCTGGGCGCCGTCTCGGGCCCGCTGCTCGGCGCGCTGCTCACCGAGTGGAACCTGTTCGGTCTCGAATGGCGCCCGATCTTCCTGATCAACCTGCCCGTCGGCATCGCCGGACTGCTCCTCGGCCGCAGGTTCATCAGCGAGTCCAAGGCGCCCCGCGCCCTCAAGCTCGACCTCGTCGGCGTCGTCCTGGTCACGCTCGGTCTGCTCATGCTGATCTACCCGCTGACGCGCGGCCGCGAGCTGGGCTGGCCCGTGTGGGGTCACGTCGTGATGGGCTGCAGCGTCCTCGTGTTCGGCGCGCTCGTCGCGTACGAGAAGTACAAGACGCGGCGCGACGGTTCGCCGCTGATCGAGCTGTCGCTGTTCAAGGTGAAGAGCTTCGCGGCCGGTGTCGCCGTGCAGGTCGTCTTCGGTGTCGCGCTCGGCGTGTTCTTCCTGGTGTGGACGATGTACATGCAGGTCGGCCTCGGGTGGACGGCGCTGCACGCGGGCCTGACCGGGGTGCCGTTCTCCATCGCCGTGTCGGCGGCGGCCGGGATCTCCGTGCAGAAGCTCGTGCCGAGGTTCGGTCGCAAGGTGCTCCAGACCGGCGCGCTGGCGATGATCGCCGGACTGCTGATCTACATCTGGGAGGCCGGGCGTTACGGCGCCGGGATCACGTCCTGGCAGATGGCGCTGCCGCTCGTCGTGATGGGGGTCGGCATGGGCCTCATCGTCGCCCCGCTGACCGACGCGGTGCTCTCCGACGTGCCGCGTGAGCACGCCGGTTCGGCGTCCGGGCTGATCAACACCACGCAGCAGATGGGTACGGCGCTCGGGCTCGGCCTGGTCGCCGTGGTGTTCTTCGGGACGATCGGCGACCACCTCGCGCCGGCCGAGGTCGGGCAGGCGTTCACCGACGCGTTCAGCAACTCGCTGTGGTACGTCGTCGGCGTGCTCGCCGTGATCTTCCTGCTGATGTTCGCGCTGCCGGGGCGGCCCGCGCAGCACGTCGAAGGGGGCGCGCAGGACGCGGACCCGGAGGCCGGAACGGTGGAGAAGGCGCCGGAACTGGTCTAG
- a CDS encoding extracellular solute-binding protein — protein MRRRRFLLQTAGLAGAAAYGLSGCGSGSSKSSLDLMVASYDQSVGSSIGDQWDQVVKAYKKVNPDITVRVERIPFAKLDRTLAQRVKDGKAPDIAQSNVFATFADQRKLYPVSELFDIPTQADFTQSFAQAGTAHYVQYGIPFMASTPRLFYNTTLFGRAGISAPGSWDELRSAAKALKAIGVKTPYGLQLGPEAAEDEALAWLLAGGGTYAGVTGYDFATNSNIATLTWLRDRLVGEGLAGAAPQLLDRTAAYEQFLRGQIGMMIAHPVLMNAADQAKVPYAHAAFPQRDGGAAAPVGLSDWLLAFKQNGRKAECGEFLTYLYSRKSARTYGGGQAALPVTASASDSLRSDPAQRPLWKFIDQMPRAEFQPVNQASWPDVRAAIREDIGSAVVRGGNPRAVLQALDTKASRAEMRTSG, from the coding sequence GTGCGGCGGCGACGTTTCCTTCTTCAGACGGCCGGGCTCGCCGGCGCCGCGGCCTACGGGCTCAGCGGCTGCGGTTCCGGCTCGTCGAAGTCCTCCCTCGACCTGATGGTGGCGAGCTACGACCAGAGCGTGGGTTCCTCGATCGGCGACCAGTGGGACCAGGTCGTCAAGGCGTACAAGAAGGTGAACCCGGACATCACGGTGCGCGTCGAACGGATTCCGTTCGCCAAGCTGGACCGGACCCTCGCCCAGCGGGTGAAGGACGGCAAGGCGCCCGACATCGCGCAGTCCAACGTCTTCGCGACGTTCGCCGACCAGCGCAAGCTGTACCCGGTGTCGGAGCTCTTCGACATCCCCACCCAGGCCGACTTCACGCAGTCGTTCGCCCAGGCGGGCACGGCGCACTACGTCCAGTACGGCATCCCGTTCATGGCGAGCACCCCGCGCCTCTTCTACAACACGACGCTCTTCGGGCGCGCGGGCATCTCCGCGCCCGGCTCGTGGGACGAACTGCGCTCCGCGGCAAAGGCGTTGAAGGCCATCGGCGTGAAGACGCCGTACGGGCTCCAGCTCGGCCCCGAGGCCGCCGAGGACGAGGCCCTCGCCTGGCTGCTGGCCGGCGGCGGCACCTACGCGGGCGTCACCGGCTACGACTTCGCGACCAACAGCAACATCGCGACGCTGACCTGGCTGCGCGACCGCCTCGTCGGCGAGGGCCTGGCCGGCGCCGCGCCCCAGCTCCTCGACCGGACGGCCGCGTACGAGCAGTTCCTGCGCGGGCAGATCGGCATGATGATCGCCCACCCGGTCCTGATGAACGCGGCCGACCAGGCGAAGGTCCCATACGCGCACGCAGCGTTCCCGCAGCGGGACGGGGGCGCGGCGGCACCGGTCGGGCTGAGCGACTGGCTGCTCGCGTTCAAGCAGAACGGCCGCAAGGCCGAGTGCGGCGAGTTCCTGACGTACCTCTACAGCCGTAAGTCGGCCCGTACGTACGGGGGCGGCCAGGCGGCGCTGCCCGTGACGGCGTCCGCGTCGGACTCCCTGCGCTCCGACCCGGCGCAGCGCCCGCTGTGGAAGTTCATCGACCAGATGCCGCGGGCGGAGTTCCAGCCGGTGAACCAGGCGTCCTGGCCCGACGTGCGGGCCGCGATCCGCGAGGACATCGGCTCGGCGGTCGTCCGGGGCGGCAACCCGCGCGCGGTGCTCCAGGCCCTGGACACGAAGGCGAGCCGCGCCGAGATGCGCACGTCCGGCTGA
- a CDS encoding TetR family transcriptional regulator, producing the protein MPGSSTTETLTERRKAATRLDIARTAAALFVEDGLRATRAEDIARAAGVAPRTFYRYFATKEEAVAPLFAAGAQQWAEAVRDAPAALSVPEALRHAVARSLTADDAANVESLEWVRSLLRMAAESPALQAVWGTACHASEATLLAVLEERVGGGGDTGVPPSLALRMAAGVACTAIRVGVETWAASDAPAGGELGPAALAARCLASLGDFPWTPA; encoded by the coding sequence ATGCCCGGTAGCTCGACGACTGAGACGCTGACGGAACGACGCAAGGCAGCCACCCGCCTGGACATCGCCCGCACGGCGGCGGCGCTCTTCGTGGAGGACGGCCTGCGCGCCACCCGCGCAGAGGACATCGCCCGCGCCGCGGGGGTCGCCCCGCGCACCTTCTACCGCTACTTCGCGACCAAGGAAGAAGCGGTCGCCCCGCTCTTCGCCGCGGGAGCCCAGCAGTGGGCGGAGGCCGTGCGGGACGCCCCGGCCGCACTCTCCGTGCCCGAGGCGCTGCGGCACGCGGTCGCCCGGTCACTCACCGCGGACGACGCGGCGAACGTGGAATCCCTGGAGTGGGTCAGGTCCCTGCTGCGCATGGCGGCGGAGAGCCCGGCGCTGCAAGCGGTGTGGGGCACCGCCTGCCACGCGTCGGAAGCCACGCTGCTGGCGGTCCTCGAGGAGCGGGTGGGGGGCGGGGGTGACACGGGGGTACCCCCGTCGCTCGCCCTGCGCATGGCCGCCGGGGTCGCCTGCACGGCCATTCGCGTGGGTGTGGAGACCTGGGCCGCGAGCGACGCCCCGGCCGGCGGCGAGCTCGGGCCCGCGGCGCTCGCCGCACGGTGCCTCGCGTCGCTCGGCGACTTCCCGTGGACCCCGGCCTAG
- a CDS encoding glucose 1-dehydrogenase — protein sequence MNDLTGKTVLITGGARGIGAETARRAVEAGANVVVTDVLEDEGKALAAGLGERARFMRHDVTSEEDWTAVAAFATAEFGGMDGLVNNAGISTGQPLETETVEHFRKVLDINLTGVFIGMKTAINAMKDNGGGSIVNISSAAGLMGLALTGSYGASKWGVRGLTKLAAVEQGAAKIRVNSVHPGMIYTPMTAQLGIPQGDGGYPNTPMGRVGEADEIAKAAVFLLSDDSSYVTGAELAVDGGWTTGPTVKYVMGQ from the coding sequence ATGAACGACCTCACCGGCAAGACCGTCCTGATCACCGGCGGAGCCCGCGGCATCGGCGCCGAGACAGCGCGCCGCGCCGTCGAGGCCGGTGCCAACGTCGTCGTCACCGACGTCCTGGAGGACGAGGGCAAGGCCCTCGCCGCCGGGCTCGGCGAGCGCGCCCGATTCATGCGGCACGACGTGACGTCGGAGGAGGACTGGACGGCCGTCGCCGCGTTCGCCACCGCCGAGTTCGGCGGGATGGACGGCCTGGTCAACAACGCGGGCATCTCCACGGGCCAGCCCCTGGAGACGGAGACCGTCGAGCACTTCCGCAAGGTCCTCGACATCAACCTCACCGGCGTCTTCATCGGCATGAAGACGGCCATCAACGCGATGAAGGACAACGGCGGCGGCTCCATCGTCAACATCTCCTCCGCCGCCGGCCTCATGGGCCTCGCCCTCACCGGCTCCTACGGCGCCTCCAAGTGGGGCGTGCGCGGCCTGACCAAGCTCGCCGCAGTCGAACAGGGCGCGGCGAAGATCCGCGTGAACTCCGTGCACCCCGGCATGATCTACACCCCGATGACGGCCCAGCTCGGCATCCCGCAGGGCGACGGCGGCTACCCGAACACCCCGATGGGCCGCGTCGGCGAGGCGGACGAGATCGCCAAGGCGGCCGTGTTCCTGCTCTCGGACGACTCCTCGTACGTCACCGGCGCCGAGCTCGCCGTGGACGGCGGCTGGACCACGGGCCCGACGGTCAAGTATGTGATGGGCCAGTAG